Proteins from a genomic interval of Microbacterium imperiale:
- the thrB gene encoding homoserine kinase — protein MTRSVAVRVPATSANLGPGFDTLGLALSVYDELVVTELPGPGLEISVSGEGAEDVPTDASHLVVRAMAYAYEAFGRTMPGVRLEAVNAIPHGRGMGSSGAAVVAGLLAAKGLLAGDVEIGEDALLRLATELEGHPDNVAPALFGGLTIAWVDERGGPQHKKLLVHRGVAPLVFVPQFTMSTSVARGLDPLQVPREDAVFNLSRSALLVAALTQSPDLLLAATEDKLHQSYRAPAMIETDKLVRALRAEGFAAVISGAGPSVLVLADGPGRRLEAARIAASTTDTPWDARMLAVDVRGGMVRDHTEGSTATVI, from the coding sequence GTGACCCGATCGGTCGCGGTCCGGGTTCCCGCCACGAGCGCGAACCTCGGACCCGGGTTCGACACGCTGGGCCTCGCGCTCAGCGTCTACGACGAGCTCGTCGTGACGGAGCTGCCCGGCCCCGGCCTCGAGATCTCGGTCTCGGGCGAGGGGGCCGAGGACGTCCCCACCGACGCGTCGCACCTCGTGGTGCGCGCGATGGCCTACGCGTACGAGGCGTTCGGCCGCACGATGCCGGGCGTCCGCCTCGAGGCCGTCAACGCGATCCCGCACGGCCGGGGGATGGGCTCGTCGGGTGCGGCGGTCGTGGCGGGACTCCTCGCCGCGAAGGGCCTGCTGGCCGGCGACGTCGAGATCGGCGAGGACGCGCTGCTGCGGCTGGCCACCGAGCTCGAGGGGCATCCCGACAACGTCGCGCCCGCGCTCTTCGGCGGCCTGACGATCGCGTGGGTCGACGAGCGCGGCGGCCCGCAGCACAAGAAGCTGCTGGTGCACCGCGGCGTCGCGCCGCTGGTGTTCGTGCCGCAGTTCACGATGTCGACCTCGGTGGCGCGCGGGCTCGACCCGTTGCAGGTGCCGCGGGAGGACGCCGTCTTCAACCTGTCGCGGTCGGCCCTGCTCGTCGCGGCGCTGACGCAGAGCCCCGACCTGCTGCTCGCGGCGACGGAGGACAAGCTGCATCAGTCCTACCGTGCGCCGGCGATGATCGAGACCGACAAGCTCGTGCGGGCACTGCGCGCCGAGGGCTTCGCCGCGGTCATCTCGGGTGCAGGACCCAGCGTCCTCGTGCTCGCCGACGGCCCGGGTCGCCGTCTCGAGGCGGCGAGAATCGCCGCCTCTACCACAGACACCCCGTGGGACGCGCGGATGCTGGCCGTGGATGTGCGTGGTGGTATGGTGAGGGACCATACGGAGGGTTCCACAGCCACTGTGATCTGA